The Manihot esculenta cultivar AM560-2 chromosome 8, M.esculenta_v8, whole genome shotgun sequence genomic interval TGGAGATAGTGTATATccgagaaagaaagagaaaagtttGGCTGACCTAATGGCTGAGAGACGCATATCTGTTCGAAATGGTAAACGTGGATTGGGGATTAAAGCCACTGGCAAGTTAATTTCACCATCTTCTGGTGAGAAACGTAAAGCTGTTGATTCCATGTTTCATGATCATGACTCTGTGCAGAAACACAGCAAAATTCTTTCCTCATCAGAGGGTGGAATAAACTCTTCTTCACAACCAAAGAGAACCTTTAGAGTTGGAGATAGCATTCTTAGAGCTGCAAGCCAACTGAATGAACCAATACCAATGCTAAAATCTATTAATGGAGCTTTTCCAGAATCTGCAATGAAGGATATGAGCAATGAGAAGTCTCCCGCAAAATCACAAGGTAAAGAACTGTTTAAAATAGAGGATTCTTTATCTGATGAGATGGTGTACAAGCTTTGTTTGGTTGCTAGAGATCCCATGAATGAATGCAGCTTCTTGAAATCAGTGGTTAGTTTCTTTGTGGGATTCAGGAATTCAGTTTGCCTAGAACATTTGAATCCACTGCTGCACAAGCCATCCTTTCTGGAGTTTGTCCTTTCTGATAATATTGTGGAAGAATCAAGCAAGTCAGAAACTGAAACATGCGAGTCAGAGTATGCCAAAGACTCTTGTTCGAAAGATGAGATAATTCGAAGTGTCCCACAAGAGCTGGCATCTCTTGAGATACAGAATGGAGCTGTAGATATTCCACCAGAAACTACAACGAAAAATGATAATCCCCCTATTGAACTACGACCTGCTGCTCAATCTAGTCCCAATTTGGATTTTGCACCTGCCTATGAAATTCTTAATATGGAATCAATGAAGCCAGTGGACCACTTGGAAGAGAATTGTAATGATGATCACACCCCAACAGCTCTGATTCTGAAATTTAGTCACCTGGATTCCATACCTTCAGAATCAGATTTGAACAAGATATTCAGCCGTTTTGGACGTGTGAAGGAATCAGAGACTGAAGTGCTGAAAAAGAGTAACAGTGCAAAAGTGGTTTTCTGTAGGCGAGACGATGCAGAAGCGGCTTTCAGCAGTGCTGGTAAATACAGAATATTTGGACCTTCACTTGTTAGTTACCGCCTCAAGTACATGCCTTCACTGCGAAGTAAATCTACTCCTAACAAAACAAAGAGTGGCAAGAAAAAGGCAAATTCTGTGGAAGGAAATGCAACTTGATGCATCAATGTCTGCTACAAGTTGCCAGCAACATGAAGTTAAAACTGTTGGTAGTTTTCATTTGTTCACTTCTTTGGTTGATCCCTGGTGATCTCAAGTGTACTATGCTAGTAGTCTAGTCTGACTAAACACAGTTTGTTTGCGGATGTAATTATTCTATGGAAATTATTAGGGAGCTGGCTTGATTGATAGAATTAGCAATCTTGTTTATGTCAATTTGCCAGTGGCATTTTCGTTTAGTTAGGGTCAACTGTATTGTTCTTATGACCACTTAACAGGGTAAGGATGCGTATGGATAACCCATCAAAGCAAGTGCATCAGTTCTGCTTTATTAGTTACTAGTGAATTTCCGCTCAGATGGGGCCGTATGTTATTGAGGTTGATCTTTATACCCTTTGGCATGCATAGCAAAGTGgtcaaatttaaatttggatatggagcaattttaaaatataaaaaatccttTACCTTTCTTAATAGGTTTaagacattaaaaaatatatatttaaaaaaataaatattttaaaataatttaaatctatatctatataaaaatttttagattttgaatgataaaaattaatttttttcaatttaatataattatagttaaggattaaattgaatttaaaaaatatttttaattaattttttatatataaagttgTATTTTTATATCCTGTCCTTTTTAACATATATAGAAATTTTCTCAActtgtatttattattttaagataaaattataatttaattattatgatataaaaaaaattactaaaattaaagAACCAATTTATGGGATTATCTGTATGCTTGATCTCAGTTCCGAACCGCCGATCTCAAAAATTCAAAAACCGAATTTCTCCCCTCACCCCCCTATCCGCCAGACGGAAAACCACTTGTTCCACCTCCAGTCCCTTTAGATTTCTCTAACTTGAATCAATAATTACCTTACCAATTCAACTTTAACTTCATTAATCGATCTATACAATGAGTGAACCCGAGGAGAATTTTGGTCTGGAAGACAAAATACTAAGTCTCATTGATGTCTGCTTCGAGGACGACTGCCTCTACAATTCTCCTTTTCGAGATCAACTTCCCCCCTTTTCAGGTTTTTCTTGTTTGCAAtgcttctcttcttttttttttttttttttcttgatttgtCACGTCATTGTTGGGATTTATGATCTTAATTTCGCATCTACTTCTGCAGTTGAGCTCCGTaacctttttttccttttttaaaaagaaaaaaagaattcgTTTGATGTGTAGCTGATATATATTGTTGATTGTATTATTTGTTCTCTTTTAGTAAAAGAAATGTTGTCTATTATTAGGTTATTCTGAGTATGTAATTTTGAAACTAAATTATCACTTCAGAGTCGGGAAATTGATCGATAACTGgcagaaataaatgaaaagtTGAGCTGAGAAAAAGATTGTATATTTGAAGTTGAGTTCATTGTTATCCATGGAATTTAGGATGGCAAGGGAAACTGACAgtaattttttgttaatttatccTTATTTAGGAATATATGTTGAGTATTTTAGTGGGTTACGTGAGAAAAATGGTAACATAGCTTttatataacaaaaataaacttatgCTTGTAAATTTCTGTCTATAAAGTGCTGTGCAATGTTACGGTTTCAATATCCCACATTGATCATCTTTGAATCTTGCGGTAGATAAAAACGTGGGCTCCTTTTGCTGAGAAATGGAAATCAGTATGTACTCTTTGCGGATTTTGGGGGTTGGGTTATTTTGAAGCTTAATTTTTCAGCTTCAGTTTGTGCTTTTGTCTCAATTTTACGCGGtgcaaaggaaaaaaaaagtccTTTTGCATAATCTGGCATCACAATGTAAAAGCTTAATCTTACGTGTTGCGTTACATTAAAGCTTAATTTTTCAGCTTTGTGCTTTTGTTTCAATTTTACGTGTTGAAATcaaaagggggaaaaaaaagGTTCCTTTTGCATAATCTGGCATCATGGTATGTGCAGATGATCAGACACGGCACAGAACTGTTCAAATGGTGGGTGTGCATGCTCTTGAAGACTCTTTTGGAGGAGATAAACCAGCCGTTGAACCATTTGAATCAGCAGAACAAGAAAAGGCaagaaaaaatgaaaagtaCAATTTGCGCAAAAGTTTAGCCTGGGACAGTGCTTTCTTCACCAGTGCTGGTACTTTTTTTTGTGCATATTTGATATGTTGGATTTCTATATCTTTcctcaaaattaatataatcatTTAGTTAGAGATGCATTTTATTTGTAACTAGGTGTTTTGGAACCAGAGGAGTTATCTTCTATTATAGGAGGAAATGAGAAAGGAGGAAAAAATCACATATTGCCTGGAATTCAGGAGGACATACAGATATCTACTGATTCAATATCTACATTTGCAACTGATAATTCGACTTTAGGAACTCTCGAGGATGAGTTGTTTGGAGATATAAGAGCTTCAATCCagaaatcttgcaaaggatccAATAAAGCAGTTTCACATGGTAAAGCAGGGTCTGGAGTAAATGAAGGCCAATTTAGCAATCGTGAGTGTcccttttatattatatttgaaataGGACAGTAGAAAGTATTGCATTATATCTATATCACCTCTTTGCCCCATTGCCAGCCCTCCAAGCACTAGTAGAATTGATCACAACGAgaattgcattttttttttcacaaagcAACCAAGTGCAGTCTTTTATCTCCCAGTATTACTGCCAGAAAAACCACAGTGATTAACCGTGTAGGACAGGTTGAAAAGGACGATTTAAAATCTGAAGTTGTGTTTGTCGTGTGGTGTTCAATTATCACTCTCTTCAGGATGGGCTTCCTTTGTTTTTATGCTGTGATGAATTTCTGAATTATAAGACAAGAAGATGGGCAACTCTGTTTGTTGGTTACCCTATAGATTTTGGTTTTGGTTGGATATTTTGATTGATGTACATTGCACATGTCTTTTTGGTTTGATTACTTTTAAACTAACAGGCTTTTCCTTTCAGCTTCAGAGAAAGTGGACATTGTTGCTCAAAATAAGGTAAGTTAATTGGTTAACAGTCCTAaagtttcattattttaaatgataatcTATTGTGTTATGAACTTCAGTTAAAGACTAAAGCAGCTCCCAGGAAGCCAAATGTTGGATCAGGGAAACTGGCAAACGAGGTCTCTCCTATTCCACAAGCTTCAAAGGCATGTACCAAATAATGTTATATTGTcattgcatgaaaataatctccACGTGAATTATATAAGTTTTAACTGGAAATAGATAATATCTATTAAAAAGGGAACAAGAATGTTACTCCTCATAGACTTGGCCACGATCCTGTTTGAACTGTGAACTTGCTTGGGTCAAACTTGGAAGTGGACTGATCAAACAATTTAGGTTCATAAACTAGACTAGAACTGCTTGTTAAGAGCCGGTTATGGACCTTCCCCCTTGAACCAGAACTGGACAAATAGTTGGTTCCAGTCTAACTTAGAACACAACCAAAAGGTGCCACATGTTCCATGGACAGTATATATGGGAACTCCTAGTTGGTTGAAACATAAAGTGCCAATCAGGAGGGGCCACGTGGCACCTGGCACCTCATGGTTTTCTTTCACTTACCTGTAATGGTACCATTTGCTTTAAGCTTTatctaaatttttgttagaaaaattaaaattaataaaacctTCATTAACAGAAAAAAAGCTTGcatacaatatatatatatatatttttttttttttaggataAGTAAATTACGATAACTTTGATTTCTCTACTACATGGGGATATGTAGGCAGCTTAAGAATCAAATAATTGAGTTCAAGTCTTCTTCCTCTTCAACTTatacattttcttttaaatttccaTCAAGCTTATTTTTACTCTTTGTTGTAACAAATGTATTgtcaataaaaattaagttatttaaaaagattacacataaataaaaatcaatgtaTTGTTCAATTATAAGTCAGAGTAATTGATTATTTTTCCAATAATGttgattaaaaatttatttcttactAAACAAGAATCAGAACCATATTTTACCAAATCAAGCTAGAGCCCAGCCGGAatcaaaaccatcaaaaacagaACCACCTTTGATCTGGAACCAGTCTGAACCAGCTGCACTGCTCAGGCTGATTCAATTATTCCAAGGGCTAGGAACTGTTTGTTCTAACCAAAACCAGTCCTTGTCTGGATCTAACACCTGATGTCATTCTCAAATCTCAACCACCAGGATTCATGAAAATTTAACCAAGTCGTGTTATTTTGCAAAAACACCAAGGAATAGAAATGATTTTCTGTATATATTGATCACTGAGTAagagcatatatatatatacagattgCAAGTCCCTTTGTATGGAAATCATCTAGAATTATTTTTGTATAATTAAACACAAAATACAAGTCCCTTTGTATGGAAATAGTCTACAATTATTTTCCTATAATTAATCCTAAGATTAAGCTCCTATAGATGGTAAGACAATCATCTACAGGCTGCATGTATTCTAACATTGTGTGTTTCTCCCTTTGCATAATGTGCAAGTAAAGACAAAATGATTGGTTAAAACATGAAGTGGAATCTGGTTCCATTTATGATTTGACTGGTCTACTTCCGTGCAGTCTGGTTTTACGAATGGAGAGTCAACTTCTTTTCTTCCTAAGCCAGCCAAGATAGTTGGCCGAGTTAGCCCCATTTTATCAACAGCAACCAGAATAGCCAACAATGTCAAAGTGGAAAAGGATAGTCATTTACATACACCAAAAACTTTGACTGGTAATTTAAACTTTCTATTGATATTCATTCTTTCAATACATGCAAAATGTGTTTGACTGTATTTACCAGTGGCAGTTAGAGGAGCTAAACTTCCTACAACGGGTGGTTCACGAAATACAGTCCCCAAGCCCACATTTTCTTCCAAATCCTCTTTACGATCTTCAGTGGCATCTGCATCAGAGTTAACAACTTCTTCCTCCGTTGATAGTTTGGGAAGCCTAACTTCTGACAGTAGCAGTAGATGTTCTTTGAATAgtatgaaaagaaaaattgattCCAAAACTGCCAATCATTCTTCTACTGTTTCAACTGCCAAATCCACGTTGAGAATTACATCAAGAAGTAAGAATCAGTCCATGAGGTCACATATCTCACCTCATTTGAAGTCCGTGACCAAGGCCAAGCTCTCTGCTAGCATATCACCTGCTAGTTCTATCAGTGAATGGTCTTTGGGATCGATGTCACCAACCTCTACacttaataaaagaattaacaGTTCAAAATCTAGCCTTAACACTAGCTCTTGTAAAGATGCTTATGACAATGGTGATGCTCTCCAAGTTTTGCATTCTCAAAACCAGTCTAGTGACAGATGCTCAGTTGGACTTGGTACCCAGGCCATTGGACTGCCAAGTGAGCACGGAAAGAGAGTTGCAACAGGAAGTGGTGCAGTTGTTTGGTCAGATTCTATCATACCATCAGGGCTTCGGATGCCATCACCAAAGATTGGCTTCTTTGATGGGGTCGGTTTTGGTTTCTTTTTTGTGACTTATTAGTATTGTGCATGAGAAAGTGGTTTTGCCAATGTAGTTTCAAGGTTTAAAAAAAGGTGAAATATCTCATTATGGAATGTCTGCTTTATGCACCGATGTTCCATTGAAATCTATGTCGGCAAAAGCACCTTCCTTGTTCATTATCTTCTTTTTTGGCTtacgttttttttttcttggcatATCAAATCTTTATAGTTTTCACATTATTCAGGTGAGATCAACAGTGCGCACTTCCACTGAAAATACCGAATCACATCCAGCTCTACGTGGTGGCTCGTCTAGATATTGGGTGGAAAATGTTAGCCCTAGTGGTCGGTCAAACCAAGCAAAGTTTGGAAAGCTTCAACCTGCTAAAACTGCATTGGCAGTTCGGGGCACCAAAGAGCGTGCTCCGCGAACTGCCTCAGAGAGCAAACCTAAATCTCCTTTACCTCTTCAGTCACCAAGTACAGCATCAAAGGTCACCAATGCTTCAAGAAATGGAAAACACTATCCTGTCGTGCCTCTGAAAGTGCAGAATAGAATCTCTCCTGGAACTGGTGGGCAAGATAAATTGAAGGCTGAGAAAATTGCCCCAAGATATTGTGACATAGCAATAAAAAATCCAGATATTGATTATGCGGAAAAGAATGATAACTTACACAAGAACAAAACGAGCCCATATAATGAGAATAAAGGCTCTGTAAAAGATGAAGAGGTTTTCCCTATCCTTGGAGGACTTGGTGTTGCATGCAGCTCAAGATCAGTATCTGAGGCTGAAAACATTACTTTGTCACAGAAAATGGGTAAAAGTGCTACATAtggtcaaaataaaattttgggttCGCTTGCCAACACCAATGAAAAAGAAATTTctcttgaagatcaagttgATGATCTGGCTTCACAAATTGGAGTTGTGGATATTCATAGAGAGCCAGCAAAAACCTGTTCTTGGCTGTTCTCTTCGTCATGTTAATGAAAGCAGAGAAGTGAACTCCAGTGCCCAAGAGGAATTAGTGAAGTTAATGCTTGCTTCTGCTCTCACCCGTACTAAAGCGGTAAAGGTGGAGACAGATCAACTATAGATGGTTTTTGTAAGGTATCTAAATTCTATAGTAGCTCTCGTAGACTTCATTGTACTCTTGCATTTCAATAGAATATTTAATCTTAGATCATTTCTAATCATTGAATATGGAGTTCTGATTGCCTATGAGAACTGCCTTAATCTTCTAATGACGTGGAGGTAGTTTTGTCCTTGGACAGAGAATCGGTTAGAGTAGAAGCTGTTTATATTGTAAGACTCCAAGCGAAAGTTATGTGAATGTACATTCTGTGAGAACCTAAAAAACTTAGGAATTCAGAGATTTAATTGTAGTAGCAGACTTTTATTTTGTGCACAATGCTCATTCTGCCAATTGCTAGTACTGTATTGATACGAACTGATGCATACACGCGCACACAcgagagaaataaaaaaaaaaaaaaaagaacaaaatgCAACTGACGAAGATACTTGAGAGGCTTCTAATATTTTATAGTGCATAATTCTTCCGCTACCAGTCAAAGAAGCAATGCTAAGAGCTAAATCGTGCAATTTCAGCACAAAATGGGAAACTAGACTAAATACGCAATTTTAGCTTACACGTAAAACTAGAGATGCAATATAATATATCGGACAAAAATTGAATCCAGAGATATTCAATACGATAATTAGAACGATCAAAATTTGTTCAACAGATCCACAGGAAAACAGAGATAAGACTTCCAATTCTTTAAAGAATTAGCACTAAACTgttgaaaaaagaaattaacacTTCATTGCAGATTTAAGATCTTggtttctccttcttctccttgaACAGCGCCAGAAGGGATACACCCGAGACCTTCACGACCTTAAATCTAACTCCAGGAATATCTCCAACAGCATGACCCTTACGTCCAAATCCAGCAATCAAAACCTCATCCTTCAAACACAAATTGTAGAAATTTAGGAGAATAAAGGGAAATCACGAAATTGAAACTGCTTCAACAAAAAGGATACTCACATTTTCCTCAATATAGTTTAAGCAACCATCATTTGGAACAAAAGCAGCAATCTTCTTCCCGTTTTTAATCAGTTGAACTCTAGCACATTTTCTGATGGCAGAGTTTGGCTGCTTGGCCTCAATACCTCTGCACTTAGACAGCCATTAGCACAACTTAGAATATAATGTTCTATACAAGGAAGAAAAAAGCAGAATAAACCAACCAATGGCATAGTGAAGCCTTACATCTTCTCAAGAACAATGCCTTTGGCATGGGAAGAACCAGCAAATGGCTTCTTCCATTCATTGCCAAGGTGGGACTTCTTGTAAGCCTTGTCAGCCCACCTTTGCCTTCTTCGGTGGGACTTCAATTTGCGGGCAGCTCCCATACCGCGTGTCTTCCTGCAAGACAATAGTGGAAACAAATGAGCACATATAGATCTTTTGAAGTCAAAACTATGTTGGAACACAGAAAAATAAATGCAGTCCACACCACTGAAGTGCCAGAGACAAGCATCAAAGTCATGCTACAAGTTTGCTACATAAATCAGGATTCAATTTAATAATGCAGAAAAACTTGTTCAATCAATTTCCTACCATGCTACAAGAACTCAATTGCTCCTCTCCAGTACAAAATACCACTTGCCCTTATAGAAGAGGTCACCTTAACCCCGAACAAAAAGCCTAGAGACACAATCATTGAAACCTATAATTAGATGGAAGTCCCTAACTGTAGTTTACAAACTTCAAAAAGTAATCCAATAgtagtttaaaaattaattatttttctttcataaacTGATGGGGTCCATTAAACTAAACTAATAGGCTGTTGCTTATAATAGGCATTTGGTGGCATAACACTGAACATCACTAAGCTTTATACCCAAGAAATAATCGGCCACcacaaagataaaatttaaactcaatACATAGCCACCTCATTATCTTAAACAAATCAACTCTAGGATCATAACTACTAACGTGCAACATACAAATTCATTCAACTAGAAAGCAAAATGAACTGAACCAGAACTACGTATCAAATGCCAATTTACAAGAATATCTGCATCTCTTAATTTCAAACATTCTTTATAACGGCCAATTGATTTCCATTTTGGAACTCATTCACAGAAGAATTAAagaaaaacacaaaaaaaaaaaaacgaagctTGAAGTTTTCCTAGATTTCTAACATCTTCAAGCATTCTTGGGAACCAGAAGATCTAGAGTTAGAATCATTACATCAAAAGGCACCTAAAACAAGAGTGAAAATGAAAGAGGGGGATCGTACCCCATGTTTGCAGAGACAAGTTTCCTCGACGGTGACGAGTGCCTTTTGAGCTAAGGGATGAAGAGGAGCAGGCGCAGCAGATCGGCAAAACCCTAACCCGGAGAAAGGCGCGGATGCTCTGTGCATATGAAGAGATGTTAAAAGGGGTTGGTCCCAAAAAGATTTGGGCTTGTGCTGCTTGTTTTCTTTTGGGCTCAATATATACACTCCCGttggtattattattattattatttatttaaattataaaatatttttataaataatagtttatttattaatttctcaatatgtattaaaaagtataatttttattaatttttagagtaaattataatataaattacttaCGTGATTATTATAACTACAAATTATATTAAGaacaaattaaataaactttaataggaaaaataattttcatgtaaaatgttttcagcaATACAAATGTCAATTCTCTCACCTTTATTGGAGGAGATAAATATCTTtgttttcaataataataaaataatatagggGATAGGCAAAGTGGATCAATGAAAggaaattaacttttaaaaaaaattaaataattcttaaattttatagaaaatggGTAATTTATGATGTAGTTTTTGAAAGTTATCAAAACTCacaatttaattcttatttttttaagagtAATTTAGACCtgaattattttcattaaaataatattataacagagattaaattgtaaattttgttaaatattaGTTACTATATTGtaaattactttaaaaaaaaaaattcagtatCTTTTGGAATCCTAGAAACAAGTTCACTGAATTTTACAACTAGGAGCACCTATACTTGTAATGTCTACTTTGATTCTAGAATTGACTTATATTTAAATCTGATGCGTTGATATGTGCAGGGTTTTGCATTTGAACGTTGAATAGCTGTAGAACTTGCGACATGAATCAGGAAAAACATCTGATAAGCTCGTGAGGTTTTCGTCTTGAGAAAATCCTTTTACTCGGGGGAAAAAGGACGGACTGGTAATGAAACTCTGCAGTGATAGCATCGGAAGTAGCCTTATGGTAGACGACTGTTAACTCATCCACAAGACACAGAGTCTTGTCTCATGCCATGCACTTCTGGGTTGTTCCTGCAAATGCCATGGCTTCAAATTCTCACCTTCCAAGTTGCAACCACAGGGGGGCTAATGGGAAGAAGGAACTGAGAGGAGATGGAGATGATACAGAAACGTGAGCTGCAGAGGATTGCAGAGaccagaagcagaagcagactTGCATAATTGAAAGTCAGTGGCAGTTAGCAATCATGATGGGGAAGAGAAAAAAAGGAACATAAATGAGATCCTTGATTTTTCACTTTTACAATAATCCTTTAAAGGGCGAACCTTTAACagagttaaaaaatttaaaaggctGTATTAGCAGCAATAATGCATTAgctcagtaaaatatgaaaaaagatatttCAGAATCACACTGGACAATAGAATAAACTGTTCTTCCATTCTTCTTTTATCACTTGTCTCAAATTAATACATAATCCCATCCACTGTCTTAATAGCACAAAAACATCAACTACTTTGTACTGCAACCAATAACATCTCTAGGAGAAAGAATGCAATACAATGCATATTCCGAAGTTCACTGGCTTCCATATAACTATACAGTAGTTTCTGAAAGAGCTTAGTCCTTGAATTTTTATCCAATTGAAATTCAGGTTCCATAAAGGACCAACAACCTGCAAGGAATAAGAACAAGAACAGTAAAAATAACAGAAAATTAATGCTGAGACCGACGAAATTACAGATGTAAGATGGAAAGCAACCTGCCAGGTACTGATACTGTCTACTTTTGACCCTTCTTCCACAAAACCCCAATTTTCTTCAACATGTTCCCATTTTTCTTCTTTGGAGAGTCGTCATCCATGTCTTCCGAGTAAGGCGAATCCATAGTACCAGCGATAGTGTTGTAGTTGTTTTCAAGTGAGCCTGTTTCTACAATTTTTCCATTGTTGTTCCCTGCTGAAATCATAGCAGCAGCTACCTCAGCTGCCTTCCTCCACTGGTCTGACTGCACCTTTAATCTCCTCAACTCTGCTTCCATTTCTGCGTTTGCTGCCTGGGCTGCATCCAGCTGTTCAATCACTCTTGCAGCTCTTTTGCTACTCTTATCTGCTTCCTCTGTTAGATGACCGagtttcatcaaagcctcttgCTCTGCAGCCTTTGCAGTTTCTGCTAAAGCAATGGCTTCATCGTGGACTTTACTCCTGTCCAATTCCCCCTTCTTGACTTCCATCTTGAGCATTTCATTTTGCTCGGTTACAATCTGCAATTGGGCCTCCTTATCCAACAAGCTAGCTTTCAATTCTGCCAAATCAAGCTGTAACTTTTTCATCTCCACTGCAAGTTCAGATTCTCTTTCATTTGGCTGATTCTTCTCGATCTTCACATGCAACCGTTCATTCTCCTCTGAAACACTCTGCAGTTCAGTTTCTTTGTCCATCAGGTTGGCCCTCAACTCTTCAATATTACTCTTAGCCTTCTCCAATCCAGCTT includes:
- the LOC110621050 gene encoding uncharacterized protein LOC110621050 isoform X2, translated to MSEPEENFGLEDKILSLIDVCFEDDCLYNSPFRDQLPPFSDDQTRHRTVQMVGVHALEDSFGGDKPAVEPFESAEQEKARKNEKYNLRKSLAWDSAFFTSAGVLEPEELSSIIGGNEKGGKNHILPGIQEDIQISTDSISTFATDNSTLGTLEDELFGDIRASIQKSCKGSNKAVSHGKAGSGVNEGQFSNPSEKVDIVAQNKLKTKAAPRKPNVGSGKLANEVSPIPQASKSGFTNGESTSFLPKPAKIVGRVSPILSTATRIANNVKVEKDSHLHTPKTLTVRGAKLPTTGGSRNTVPKPTFSSKSSLRSSVASASELTTSSSVDSLGSLTSDSSSRCSLNSMKRKIDSKTANHSSTVSTAKSTLRITSRSKNQSMRSHISPHLKSVTKAKLSASISPASSISEWSLGSMSPTSTLNKRINSSKSSLNTSSCKDAYDNGDALQVLHSQNQSSDRCSVGLGTQAIGLPSEHGKRVATGSGAVVWSDSIIPSGLRMPSPKIGFFDGVRSTVRTSTENTESHPALRGGSSRYWVENVSPSGRSNQAKFGKLQPAKTALAVRGTKERAPRTASESKPKSPLPLQSPSTASKVTNASRNGKHYPVVPLKVQNRISPGTGGQDKLKAEKIAPRYCDIAIKNPDIDYAEKNDNLHKNKTSPYNENKGSVKDEEVFPILGGLGVACSSRSVSEAENITLSQKMGKSATYGQNKILGSLANTNEKEISLEDQVDDLASQIGVVDIHREPAKTCSWLFSSSC
- the LOC110621050 gene encoding uncharacterized protein LOC110621050 isoform X1, whose amino-acid sequence is MSEPEENFGLEDKILSLIDVCFEDDCLYNSPFRDQLPPFSDDQTRHRTVQMVGVHALEDSFGGDKPAVEPFESAEQEKARKNEKYNLRKSLAWDSAFFTSAGVLEPEELSSIIGGNEKGGKNHILPGIQEDIQISTDSISTFATDNSTLGTLEDELFGDIRASIQKSCKGSNKAVSHGKAGSGVNEGQFSNPSEKVDIVAQNKLKTKAAPRKPNVGSGKLANEVSPIPQASKSGFTNGESTSFLPKPAKIVGRVSPILSTATRIANNVKVEKDSHLHTPKTLTVAVRGAKLPTTGGSRNTVPKPTFSSKSSLRSSVASASELTTSSSVDSLGSLTSDSSSRCSLNSMKRKIDSKTANHSSTVSTAKSTLRITSRSKNQSMRSHISPHLKSVTKAKLSASISPASSISEWSLGSMSPTSTLNKRINSSKSSLNTSSCKDAYDNGDALQVLHSQNQSSDRCSVGLGTQAIGLPSEHGKRVATGSGAVVWSDSIIPSGLRMPSPKIGFFDGVRSTVRTSTENTESHPALRGGSSRYWVENVSPSGRSNQAKFGKLQPAKTALAVRGTKERAPRTASESKPKSPLPLQSPSTASKVTNASRNGKHYPVVPLKVQNRISPGTGGQDKLKAEKIAPRYCDIAIKNPDIDYAEKNDNLHKNKTSPYNENKGSVKDEEVFPILGGLGVACSSRSVSEAENITLSQKMGKSATYGQNKILGSLANTNEKEISLEDQVDDLASQIGVVDIHREPAKTCSWLFSSSC
- the LOC110621052 gene encoding 40S ribosomal protein S23, whose amino-acid sequence is MGKTRGMGAARKLKSHRRRQRWADKAYKKSHLGNEWKKPFAGSSHAKGIVLEKIGIEAKQPNSAIRKCARVQLIKNGKKIAAFVPNDGCLNYIEENDEVLIAGFGRKGHAVGDIPGVRFKVVKVSGVSLLALFKEKKEKPRS
- the LOC110621050 gene encoding uncharacterized protein LOC110621050 isoform X3, with the translated sequence MSEPEENFGLEDKILSLIDVCFEDDCLYNSPFRDQLPPFSDDQTRHRTVQMVGVHALEDSFGGDKPAVEPFESAEQEKARKNEKYNLRKSLAWDSAFFTSAGVLEPEELSSIIGGNEKGGKNHILPGIQEDIQISTDSISTFATDNSTLGTLEDELFGDIRASIQKSCKGSNKAVSHGKAGSGVNEGQFSNPSEKVDIVAQNKLKTKAAPRKPNVGSGKLANESGFTNGESTSFLPKPAKIVGRVSPILSTATRIANNVKVEKDSHLHTPKTLTVAVRGAKLPTTGGSRNTVPKPTFSSKSSLRSSVASASELTTSSSVDSLGSLTSDSSSRCSLNSMKRKIDSKTANHSSTVSTAKSTLRITSRSKNQSMRSHISPHLKSVTKAKLSASISPASSISEWSLGSMSPTSTLNKRINSSKSSLNTSSCKDAYDNGDALQVLHSQNQSSDRCSVGLGTQAIGLPSEHGKRVATGSGAVVWSDSIIPSGLRMPSPKIGFFDGVRSTVRTSTENTESHPALRGGSSRYWVENVSPSGRSNQAKFGKLQPAKTALAVRGTKERAPRTASESKPKSPLPLQSPSTASKVTNASRNGKHYPVVPLKVQNRISPGTGGQDKLKAEKIAPRYCDIAIKNPDIDYAEKNDNLHKNKTSPYNENKGSVKDEEVFPILGGLGVACSSRSVSEAENITLSQKMGKSATYGQNKILGSLANTNEKEISLEDQVDDLASQIGVVDIHREPAKTCSWLFSSSC